The proteins below are encoded in one region of Aeromonas veronii:
- the aat gene encoding leucyl/phenylalanyl-tRNA--protein transferase: protein MSRYLTQLDDELCWFPDPRHALEEPNGLLAIGGDLSPDRLLAAYHRGIFPWNEPHQPLLWWSPDPRGVVLPDQLHIGRSLHKAIRRTSFDISVNRAFNEVIVACAAPRRSASGTWISTPMIDAYQQLHRLGHAHSVEIWQEGELRAGLYGLSLGRLFCGESMFSRIDNGAKLAMVALCRHFARHGGALIDCQMQNDFLATLGIEQWPRSQFLSALNRLTQQPLQAGCWQPRSISL from the coding sequence ATGTCTCGCTATCTCACCCAACTGGATGATGAGCTGTGCTGGTTTCCCGACCCCCGCCACGCGCTGGAAGAGCCCAACGGTCTGCTGGCCATCGGGGGGGATCTCTCCCCTGACCGTCTGCTGGCAGCTTATCACAGGGGGATCTTCCCATGGAATGAACCCCACCAGCCGCTGCTCTGGTGGTCACCGGATCCCAGGGGCGTGGTCCTGCCGGATCAACTGCACATTGGTCGCAGCCTGCACAAGGCCATCCGGCGTACCTCATTCGATATTTCCGTCAATCGCGCCTTTAATGAGGTGATAGTGGCCTGTGCCGCCCCCCGTCGCAGCGCCAGTGGAACCTGGATAAGCACCCCCATGATCGACGCCTATCAACAACTCCATCGCCTGGGCCACGCCCACTCTGTCGAGATCTGGCAGGAGGGAGAGCTGCGAGCCGGGCTCTACGGGCTCTCCCTCGGGCGCCTCTTCTGCGGTGAATCCATGTTCAGCCGCATCGATAACGGCGCCAAGCTGGCCATGGTCGCGCTCTGTCGCCACTTTGCCCGCCACGGCGGTGCCCTCATCGATTGCCAGATGCAAAATGACTTCCTCGCCACCCTCGGGATCGAGCAATGGCCGAGGTCGCAGTTCTTGAGTGCCTTGAACCGGCTGACCCAGCAACCCCTGCAGGCGGGCTGCTGGCAACCGCGGAGCATCAGCCTATGA
- a CDS encoding glycine zipper 2TM domain-containing protein — MKAILLIVSSLLCFVTAAAWAAPYERNTARPVDQVVFGQVDTVRNITQRQIVESEHSGWKTLGGAVLGGLLGNQFGGGHGREIATAVGALAGAAAVQHYQSDDSVVENKLVELLIRNEQNGLINVIQDYDPAMVFASGDKVRILYFSDGVRVDKTY, encoded by the coding sequence ATGAAGGCCATTCTCCTGATAGTATCCAGCTTGCTCTGCTTTGTCACGGCAGCCGCCTGGGCTGCGCCTTATGAGCGCAACACGGCGCGCCCCGTGGATCAGGTGGTGTTTGGCCAGGTCGATACGGTGCGCAACATCACCCAGCGCCAGATAGTGGAGTCCGAGCACAGTGGCTGGAAGACCCTGGGCGGCGCCGTGCTGGGAGGTCTGCTTGGCAACCAGTTTGGCGGTGGTCACGGGCGGGAAATTGCGACCGCCGTCGGGGCGCTCGCGGGGGCGGCAGCGGTGCAGCACTACCAGTCTGACGACAGCGTGGTGGAAAACAAACTGGTGGAGCTGCTCATTCGCAACGAGCAGAACGGCCTCATCAACGTGATCCAGGATTACGATCCGGCCATGGTCTTTGCGAGCGGTGACAAGGTGCGCATTCTCTATTTCAGCGACGGGGTGCGGGTCGACAAGACCTATTGA
- a CDS encoding replication-associated recombination protein A encodes MSNLSLDFSSDFRPLAARMRPQNLDQYIGQQHILGPDKPLRKAILAGHCHSMILWGPPGTGKTTLAELMAHYCQAEVERLSAVTSGIKEIRAAIDKAKENSWRGVRTILFVDEVHRFNKSQQDVFLPHIEDGTITFIGATTENPSFELNNALLSRARVYLLKRLEEADILAMIDQALTDPRGLSDPGLHFAPGVKEALAKAVDGDGRKSLNYLELLADMAEANGAGERVIDSSLLAAVVGEHVARFDKGGDHFYDLISAVHKSIRGSAPDAALYWYARMVSAGCDPLYIARRLLAIASEDVGNADPRAMQVALSAWDCFHRIGPAEGERAIAQAIVYLACAPKSNAVYVAWKAALNDARNLPDFEVPPHLRNAPTKLMSELGYGAEYRYAHDEPGAYAAGESYFPPELAGKHYYQPTDRGLEKQIGQKLDYLRELDSQSPKKRDK; translated from the coding sequence ATGAGCAATTTATCCCTGGATTTTTCGTCGGACTTTCGCCCGCTGGCGGCCCGCATGCGGCCGCAGAACCTGGATCAATACATCGGCCAGCAGCATATCCTGGGGCCCGACAAGCCCCTGCGAAAGGCCATACTGGCGGGCCACTGCCACTCCATGATCCTCTGGGGGCCCCCCGGCACCGGCAAGACCACCCTCGCAGAACTGATGGCGCACTACTGCCAGGCCGAGGTGGAGCGACTCTCGGCGGTCACCTCCGGCATCAAGGAGATCCGCGCGGCCATCGACAAGGCCAAGGAGAACAGCTGGCGCGGGGTGCGCACCATCCTGTTCGTGGACGAGGTGCACCGCTTCAACAAGAGCCAGCAGGATGTGTTCCTGCCCCACATCGAAGACGGCACCATCACCTTCATCGGTGCCACCACCGAAAACCCCTCGTTCGAACTCAACAACGCGCTGCTCTCCCGGGCCCGGGTCTATCTGCTGAAAAGGCTGGAAGAGGCGGACATCCTCGCCATGATCGATCAGGCGCTGACCGATCCCCGCGGCCTGAGTGATCCCGGCCTGCACTTCGCCCCCGGGGTGAAGGAGGCGTTGGCCAAAGCCGTGGACGGGGACGGGCGCAAGTCCCTCAACTACCTGGAGCTCCTGGCCGACATGGCCGAGGCGAACGGAGCGGGGGAGCGGGTTATCGACAGCAGCCTGCTTGCCGCCGTGGTGGGGGAGCACGTGGCCCGTTTCGACAAGGGGGGCGATCACTTCTACGACCTCATCTCGGCGGTGCACAAATCCATTCGCGGCTCGGCGCCGGATGCGGCCCTCTACTGGTATGCCCGCATGGTGAGTGCCGGTTGCGATCCCCTCTATATCGCTCGCCGACTGCTGGCCATCGCCTCGGAGGACGTGGGCAATGCCGATCCCCGTGCCATGCAGGTAGCCCTGTCAGCCTGGGATTGCTTCCATCGCATCGGCCCGGCGGAAGGGGAGCGGGCCATCGCCCAGGCCATCGTCTACCTCGCCTGCGCCCCCAAGAGCAACGCGGTCTATGTTGCCTGGAAGGCGGCGCTCAATGACGCCAGAAACCTGCCGGACTTCGAGGTGCCGCCCCACCTTCGCAACGCCCCCACCAAGCTGATGAGCGAACTCGGCTACGGCGCCGAGTACCGCTACGCCCACGACGAGCCCGGCGCCTATGCCGCCGGCGAGAGCTACTTCCCGCCGGAGCTCGCCGGCAAGCACTACTACCAACCCACCGATCGGGGTCTGGAGAAGCAGATAGGGCAAAAGCTCGATTATCTGCGTGAACTGGACAGTCAAAGCCCGAAAAAACGGGATAAATAA
- a CDS encoding DNA translocase FtsK: MADKKLFTPLSGTQRIFEAVLIAITLMAAYLLLALLSYHPADPGWSQTSWQGDVKNLAGSAGAWLADITMFTFGAFSYLVPPLVVLLGWSLFWRPSKLLEVDYLTLSVRIIGFVLTVLGMSAIASMNFNDLQNFSAGGLVGDVIASAVVPLFGGVGANLMLLCFVATGITLFTGWSWLTIVERIGASCTGSVSAIYHFPTTLGRWLTGGWRQPRMEGPDPLLEGGPSGVNLDDEDEPHSSWTRRPKAVGKVQKTRSDEYLPELDEDTFQFDPQFDDDDDAPAPAAKAKRPARAQPQLANEEEDDLDLPWADGDDEPAAPVAAAPAPKAKRRPQPNMAPLPSLELLDRPPAKTQMMSKDELDRMGRLVEAKLADYNVQAKVVGVYPGPVITRFELDLAPGMKASKITNLSRDLARSLSASSVRVVEVIPGKTFVGIELPNRVRQTVYLRETLDCEAFTGSHNPLTMGLGQDIAGEPVVVNLAKMPHLLVAGTTGSGKSVGVNTMIISMLYKSSPEDLRFIMIDPKMLELSVYEGIPHLLTEVVTDMKDAANALRWCVGEMERRYKLMSAVGVRNLKGYNDKVLAAAAEGEPLLDPLWRPGDSMDQMPPELVKLPHIVVVVDEFADMMMIVGKKVEELIARIAQKARAAGIHLILATQRPSVDVITGLIKANIPTRISFQVSSKIDSRTILDQGGAESLLGMGDMLYMPAGTSNPTRVHGAFVDDHEVHKVVADWKLRGEPDYIDEILSGESDGEGSGGDYGGGGDEELDPLFDEAVAFVVESRRGSTSSVQRKFKIGYNRAARLIEQMENQGIVSSPGGNGQRDVLAPPPVRD, from the coding sequence TTGGCCGACAAAAAGCTGTTTACTCCTTTATCAGGTACCCAACGGATCTTCGAGGCCGTCTTGATCGCCATCACCCTGATGGCTGCCTATCTCTTACTCGCCTTGTTGTCCTATCACCCCGCCGATCCCGGCTGGTCCCAAACCTCCTGGCAGGGGGATGTGAAGAACCTGGCGGGCAGTGCCGGTGCCTGGCTTGCCGATATCACCATGTTCACCTTCGGTGCCTTCTCCTATCTGGTTCCCCCTCTGGTCGTCTTGCTCGGCTGGAGCCTCTTCTGGCGCCCGAGCAAACTGCTGGAAGTGGACTATCTCACCCTGTCGGTACGCATCATCGGCTTCGTATTGACGGTGCTTGGCATGTCGGCCATCGCCAGCATGAACTTCAACGATCTGCAAAACTTCTCCGCCGGCGGCCTGGTGGGGGACGTGATCGCCTCCGCCGTGGTGCCGCTGTTTGGTGGCGTTGGTGCCAACCTGATGTTGCTCTGCTTCGTGGCTACCGGCATCACCCTGTTTACCGGCTGGTCCTGGCTTACCATTGTCGAGCGCATCGGTGCGAGCTGCACCGGCAGCGTCAGCGCCATCTACCATTTCCCCACCACCCTGGGTCGCTGGCTGACCGGTGGCTGGCGCCAGCCGCGCATGGAGGGGCCGGATCCCTTGCTGGAAGGGGGCCCGAGTGGCGTCAATCTCGATGACGAGGATGAGCCCCACAGCAGCTGGACCCGTCGCCCCAAGGCGGTCGGCAAGGTGCAAAAGACAAGATCTGACGAATACCTGCCGGAGCTGGACGAGGATACCTTCCAGTTCGATCCGCAATTTGACGACGATGATGACGCGCCAGCCCCCGCGGCCAAGGCCAAGCGTCCGGCCCGTGCCCAGCCGCAGCTGGCCAACGAAGAGGAAGATGATCTCGATCTGCCCTGGGCGGATGGAGATGACGAACCCGCGGCGCCTGTTGCCGCCGCCCCCGCGCCCAAGGCCAAGCGTCGCCCGCAGCCCAACATGGCACCCTTGCCGAGCCTGGAGCTGCTGGACCGTCCCCCTGCCAAGACCCAAATGATGAGCAAGGACGAGCTGGATCGCATGGGCCGCCTGGTGGAAGCCAAGCTCGCCGATTACAACGTGCAGGCCAAGGTGGTCGGCGTCTACCCGGGCCCCGTCATCACCCGCTTCGAGCTGGACCTGGCGCCGGGCATGAAGGCGAGCAAGATCACCAACCTGTCGCGAGACCTGGCCCGCTCTTTGTCTGCCAGCAGCGTGCGGGTAGTGGAAGTCATCCCGGGCAAGACCTTCGTCGGCATCGAGTTGCCCAACCGGGTGCGCCAGACCGTCTACCTGCGCGAGACCCTGGACTGCGAAGCCTTCACCGGCAGCCACAACCCGCTCACCATGGGTCTGGGTCAGGACATCGCCGGTGAACCCGTGGTGGTGAACCTCGCCAAGATGCCGCACCTGCTGGTGGCCGGTACCACGGGCTCGGGCAAGTCGGTGGGGGTGAACACCATGATCATCTCCATGCTCTACAAGTCCTCCCCGGAAGATCTGCGCTTCATCATGATCGACCCCAAGATGCTGGAGCTGTCGGTCTATGAGGGGATCCCTCATCTGCTGACCGAGGTGGTCACCGACATGAAGGATGCCGCCAACGCCCTGCGCTGGTGCGTCGGCGAGATGGAGCGTCGCTACAAGCTGATGTCGGCGGTCGGGGTGCGCAACCTCAAGGGCTACAACGACAAGGTGCTGGCGGCCGCCGCCGAAGGAGAACCCCTGCTGGATCCCCTGTGGCGTCCGGGCGACTCCATGGATCAGATGCCGCCCGAGCTGGTGAAGCTGCCCCACATCGTGGTGGTGGTGGACGAGTTCGCCGACATGATGATGATCGTCGGCAAGAAGGTGGAAGAGCTCATCGCCCGTATCGCCCAGAAGGCGCGGGCCGCCGGTATTCACCTCATCCTCGCGACCCAGCGTCCGTCGGTGGACGTGATCACCGGCCTCATCAAGGCCAACATCCCGACCCGGATCTCCTTCCAGGTGTCGAGCAAGATCGATTCGCGTACCATCCTGGATCAGGGCGGTGCGGAATCCCTGCTCGGCATGGGTGACATGCTCTACATGCCGGCCGGCACCTCCAACCCGACCCGGGTGCACGGCGCCTTCGTCGATGACCACGAGGTCCACAAGGTGGTGGCGGACTGGAAACTGCGCGGCGAGCCGGATTACATCGACGAGATCCTCTCCGGTGAATCGGACGGCGAGGGGAGCGGTGGCGACTACGGCGGTGGTGGCGACGAGGAGCTCGATCCCCTGTTCGACGAGGCGGTGGCCTTCGTGGTGGAATCCCGCCGCGGCTCCACCTCCAGCGTGCAGCGCAAGTTCAAGATTGGCTACAACCGGGCGGCCCGCCTCATCGAACAGATGGAGAATCAGGGCATCGTCAGCTCCCCCGGCGGCAACGGCCAACGGGACGTGCTGGCACCGCCCCCGGTACGCGACTGA
- the ald gene encoding alanine dehydrogenase, translating into MIIGVPKEIKNHEYRVGMVPASVRELTARNHTVFVQSGAGSGIGFTDADYLAAGAEILASAADVFAKAEMIVKVKEPQAVERAMLRPGQTLFTYLHLAPDLAQTRELVDSGAVCIAYETVTDTRGGLPLLAPMSEVAGRMSIQAGAQALEKSRGGSGVLLGGVPGVEPAKVVIIGGGVVGSNAARMAIGLRADVTILDNNIDTLRRLDSEFQGAAKVVYSNRETLERHILAADLVIGGVLVPGATAPKLVSRDHIARMKPGSAIVDVAIDQGGCVETSHATTHQDPTFIVDEVVHYCVANMPGAVARTSTVALNNATLPFIIRLADQGYRKALLGDPHLLHGLNVMAGKITCREVAEAHNLAYTDPLTLLN; encoded by the coding sequence ATGATTATCGGTGTACCTAAGGAAATAAAAAACCATGAATATCGCGTAGGCATGGTTCCAGCCAGTGTACGTGAACTAACAGCACGAAACCATACTGTTTTCGTGCAAAGCGGGGCAGGAAGTGGCATTGGCTTCACTGACGCAGATTATCTGGCTGCTGGCGCCGAAATTTTGGCCTCTGCTGCCGATGTTTTCGCCAAGGCGGAGATGATCGTCAAAGTGAAGGAGCCCCAGGCGGTCGAGCGTGCCATGTTGCGCCCGGGCCAGACCCTGTTCACCTACCTGCATCTGGCGCCAGACCTGGCCCAGACCCGGGAACTGGTCGACAGCGGCGCGGTCTGCATCGCCTACGAAACCGTCACCGATACCCGTGGCGGCCTGCCCCTGCTGGCCCCCATGTCGGAGGTGGCCGGACGCATGTCTATTCAAGCCGGCGCCCAGGCGCTGGAGAAATCCCGTGGCGGTAGCGGTGTGCTGCTCGGTGGCGTGCCCGGCGTGGAACCGGCCAAGGTGGTGATCATCGGTGGCGGGGTCGTGGGCTCCAACGCGGCCCGCATGGCCATCGGCCTGCGCGCAGACGTCACCATCCTTGATAACAACATCGACACCCTGCGCCGTCTCGACAGCGAGTTCCAGGGCGCAGCCAAGGTGGTTTACTCCAATCGCGAGACCCTGGAGCGCCACATCCTGGCAGCGGATCTGGTCATCGGCGGTGTACTGGTACCCGGTGCCACTGCGCCAAAACTTGTCAGCCGTGACCATATTGCGCGCATGAAGCCGGGTTCGGCCATCGTCGATGTGGCCATCGATCAGGGTGGCTGCGTGGAAACCTCTCACGCCACCACCCACCAGGATCCCACCTTTATCGTGGATGAGGTGGTGCACTATTGTGTGGCCAACATGCCGGGTGCCGTGGCCCGCACCTCCACCGTGGCCCTCAACAACGCCACCCTGCCCTTCATCATCCGGCTGGCGGATCAGGGTTATCGCAAGGCGCTGCTCGGCGATCCCCACCTGCTGCACGGCCTGAACGTGATGGCGGGCAAGATCACCTGCCGGGAAGTGGCCGAGGCGCATAACCTGGCCTACACCGATCCCCTGACCCTGTTGAACTGA
- the lrp gene encoding leucine-responsive transcriptional regulator Lrp, with product MMEAKSRLKDLDRIDRNILNELQKDGRISNVELSKRVGLSPTPCLERVRRLERQGYIEGYAAILNPHYLDASLLVFVEITLNRGAPDVFEQFNKAVQVLEEIQECHLVSGDFDYLLKTRVSDMSAYRRLLGETLLRLPGVNDTRTYVVMEEVKQSSRLVISTR from the coding sequence ATGATGGAAGCTAAGAGTCGGCTGAAGGATTTGGACAGGATTGACCGCAACATTCTGAACGAACTGCAAAAGGACGGCAGGATTTCGAATGTTGAGTTGTCCAAGCGAGTTGGCCTGAGTCCTACACCGTGTCTTGAACGGGTTCGTCGCCTCGAGCGACAAGGTTATATCGAAGGATATGCCGCCATTCTGAACCCTCATTATCTTGACGCGTCCCTGCTGGTATTCGTGGAAATTACCCTCAATCGTGGTGCTCCCGACGTGTTTGAACAGTTCAACAAGGCTGTTCAGGTACTCGAAGAGATCCAGGAGTGCCACCTGGTCTCCGGCGATTTTGACTATCTGCTCAAGACCCGTGTTAGCGACATGTCGGCTTACCGCCGTCTGCTTGGGGAGACGCTGCTGCGCCTGCCCGGGGTCAACGACACCCGCACCTACGTGGTGATGGAAGAGGTCAAACAGAGTAGTCGTCTGGTGATCAGCACCCGCTAA
- the lolA gene encoding outer membrane lipoprotein chaperone LolA yields MKKALLMGSVLLLASSQVWADAASDLKQKLAGVSLFSAKFSQVVYDSKGKELQRAGGDLLVQRPNRFNWHTTTPDESLIVADGKDVWIYDPFVEQVTALKLKDAVLNTPFVLIAGNDDTLWKNYEVTQQGDVYTVTSRNKDELIASFRITFDRQNNINRFDVKEAQGQWSEFTLSSFNRKPALKGNEFVFKAPKGVALDDQR; encoded by the coding sequence ATGAAAAAAGCATTGTTGATGGGTTCTGTACTGCTGCTGGCCAGCAGCCAGGTCTGGGCGGATGCCGCCAGCGATCTCAAACAGAAGCTGGCGGGTGTCAGCCTCTTCTCCGCCAAGTTCTCCCAGGTGGTCTATGACAGCAAGGGCAAGGAGCTGCAGCGCGCCGGTGGCGACCTGCTGGTGCAACGCCCCAATCGTTTCAACTGGCACACCACCACCCCGGACGAGAGCCTGATCGTGGCCGACGGCAAGGATGTCTGGATCTACGATCCCTTCGTCGAGCAGGTCACCGCCCTCAAGTTGAAAGACGCCGTGCTCAACACCCCCTTCGTGCTGATCGCCGGCAACGACGACACGCTCTGGAAGAACTATGAAGTGACCCAGCAGGGGGACGTCTACACCGTCACCAGCCGCAACAAGGACGAGCTGATAGCCTCCTTTCGCATCACCTTCGACAGACAGAACAACATCAACCGCTTCGATGTGAAAGAGGCCCAGGGGCAGTGGAGCGAATTCACCCTGAGCAGTTTCAATCGCAAGCCGGCGCTCAAGGGCAATGAGTTCGTGTTCAAGGCACCGAAGGGCGTGGCGCTGGACGACCAACGCTGA
- the infA gene encoding translation initiation factor IF-1 — MAKEDSIEMQGTILETLPNTMFRVELENGHVVIAHISGKMRKNYIRILTGDKVTVALTPYDLSKGRIVFRSR; from the coding sequence ATGGCTAAAGAAGACAGTATTGAGATGCAGGGTACCATTCTCGAAACCTTGCCCAATACCATGTTCCGTGTGGAACTGGAAAATGGTCACGTGGTTATCGCTCATATTTCCGGCAAGATGCGCAAAAACTACATCCGTATCCTGACTGGGGACAAAGTAACGGTGGCTCTGACTCCGTACGATCTCTCCAAGGGACGTATTGTTTTCCGCTCTCGCTAA
- a CDS encoding diguanylate cyclase: protein MKRKILIVEDSLTIRRMLIQAIAQQTGLEVDAFDTLAGARHCQGEEYVVALVDLTLPDAPSGEAVKVLLEQGLPVVILTADISEEKREAWLEAGVLDYVMKDSRHSLQYAVSLVHRLYLNQAIEVLVVDDSLTSRHRTMAQLRKQLLQVHEANCARDALTLLEQHPAIRLVLVDYYMPEIDGISLVRMLRERYSKQQLAIIGISVSDKRGLSARYLKQGANDFLNQPFEPEELQCRVSHNLEALEQFNNIQESANRDYLTGLYNRRYWFNEGQKWFEEHQQQQTQLSLCVLDVDHFKQVNDHWGHAIGDQLLCHLTRLLAQFFPDAMIARFGGEEFALMVPHCTVPVLLKRLEGLRQQMRQQPLSRETPLFVRASFGVINVGRLSMDEALSEADRQLYLAKNTGRDKIVCQEA, encoded by the coding sequence ATGAAGCGAAAAATATTGATAGTCGAAGACAGCCTGACGATCCGCCGGATGCTGATCCAGGCCATCGCCCAGCAAACCGGGCTGGAAGTGGATGCCTTCGATACCCTGGCGGGCGCCCGCCACTGCCAGGGAGAAGAGTATGTGGTGGCCCTAGTGGATCTCACTCTGCCGGATGCCCCGAGTGGAGAAGCGGTCAAGGTACTGCTGGAGCAGGGCTTGCCGGTGGTGATCCTCACCGCCGACATCAGCGAGGAGAAGCGGGAAGCCTGGCTGGAGGCCGGAGTGCTGGATTATGTGATGAAGGATTCCCGTCACTCGCTCCAATACGCCGTGAGCCTGGTGCATCGCCTCTACCTCAATCAGGCCATCGAGGTGCTGGTGGTGGATGACTCCCTTACCTCGCGCCACCGCACCATGGCGCAGCTGCGCAAGCAACTGCTGCAGGTGCACGAAGCCAACTGCGCCCGCGATGCCCTGACCCTGCTGGAGCAGCACCCGGCCATCCGGCTGGTACTGGTGGATTACTACATGCCGGAGATCGACGGCATCAGCCTGGTACGCATGCTGCGTGAGCGCTACAGCAAGCAGCAGCTCGCCATCATCGGTATCTCGGTGTCGGACAAGCGCGGCCTCTCGGCCCGTTACCTCAAGCAGGGGGCCAACGACTTTCTCAACCAGCCGTTCGAGCCCGAGGAGCTGCAATGCCGGGTCAGCCACAATCTGGAGGCCCTCGAGCAGTTCAACAACATTCAGGAGTCGGCCAACCGCGACTATCTGACCGGGCTCTACAACCGGCGTTACTGGTTCAACGAGGGCCAGAAGTGGTTCGAGGAGCACCAACAGCAGCAGACGCAGCTCTCCCTCTGCGTACTCGATGTGGATCATTTCAAGCAGGTCAACGATCACTGGGGTCACGCCATCGGCGATCAGCTGCTCTGCCATCTGACCCGGCTGCTCGCCCAGTTCTTCCCCGATGCCATGATCGCCCGCTTCGGTGGCGAGGAGTTCGCCCTGATGGTGCCTCATTGCACCGTACCCGTGCTGCTCAAGCGGTTGGAAGGTCTGCGCCAGCAGATGCGCCAGCAACCCCTCTCCCGGGAGACCCCGCTGTTCGTGCGCGCCAGTTTTGGCGTCATCAACGTCGGGCGGCTCTCCATGGATGAAGCACTGTCCGAGGCGGATCGCCAGCTCTATCTGGCAAAGAACACCGGTCGCGACAAGATAGTGTGTCAGGAAGCCTGA
- the trxB gene encoding thioredoxin-disulfide reductase, which produces MSQVTHSKLLILGSGPAGYTAAVYAARANLNPLLVTGMQQGGQLTTTTEVENWPGDAEGLTGPALMERMQAHAEKFDTRILFDHINEVELTQRPFRLKGDNGEYSCDALIIATGASAKYLGLPSEEAFKGRGVSACATCDGFFYRNQEVAVVGGGNTAVEEALYLANIAKKVHLIHRRDEFRAEKILIKRLHDKVASGNIVLHTHQTLDEVLGDEMGVTGVRLRSTRDDSTTELPLMGVFIAIGHQPNTQIFAGQLAMENGYLKVRGGLEGFATQTSIEGVFAAGDVADHVYRQAITSAGTGCMAALDAERYLDAQ; this is translated from the coding sequence ATGAGCCAAGTCACTCACAGCAAACTGCTGATCCTGGGGTCCGGCCCGGCAGGCTACACCGCCGCCGTCTACGCCGCCCGCGCCAACCTCAATCCCCTGCTGGTCACCGGCATGCAGCAAGGTGGTCAGCTGACCACCACCACGGAAGTGGAAAACTGGCCAGGTGACGCGGAAGGGCTGACCGGCCCGGCCCTGATGGAGCGCATGCAGGCCCATGCCGAAAAATTCGATACCCGCATCCTGTTCGACCACATCAATGAGGTCGAACTGACCCAGCGCCCGTTCCGCCTCAAGGGCGACAACGGTGAATACAGCTGCGATGCGCTCATCATCGCTACCGGTGCCTCCGCCAAATACCTGGGTCTGCCCTCGGAAGAGGCGTTCAAGGGTCGCGGCGTCTCCGCCTGCGCCACCTGTGATGGTTTCTTCTATCGCAATCAGGAAGTGGCCGTGGTCGGCGGCGGCAACACCGCCGTGGAAGAGGCCCTCTATCTGGCCAACATCGCCAAGAAGGTGCACCTCATCCATCGCCGCGACGAGTTCCGCGCCGAGAAGATCCTGATCAAGCGCCTGCACGACAAGGTAGCGAGCGGCAACATCGTGTTGCACACCCACCAGACCCTGGACGAGGTGCTGGGCGATGAAATGGGCGTCACCGGTGTACGCCTGCGCAGCACCCGCGATGACAGCACCACCGAGCTGCCGCTGATGGGGGTCTTCATCGCCATCGGCCACCAGCCCAATACCCAGATCTTCGCCGGCCAGCTGGCGATGGAGAATGGCTACCTCAAGGTACGTGGCGGTCTCGAGGGATTTGCCACCCAGACCAGCATCGAGGGAGTCTTCGCCGCCGGTGACGTGGCCGATCACGTCTACCGTCAGGCCATCACCTCCGCCGGCACGGGCTGCATGGCGGCCCTGGATGCTGAGCGATATCTGGACGCGCAATAA
- a CDS encoding arginyltransferase — protein MTEEVILKVGLTPRHPCSYLGHEQEQLLVLMDHDLLNANGYERLLTAGFRRSGNDIYRPHCPACSACQSLRIHSELFVPSRGQKRVRQQNRDIELVLSYDDKPEYYQLYERYIRERHRDGSMYPPSRTQYKGFLHCDWMPPLYLEMRKEGRLIGVATTDLLPHSLSAMYTFFDPDYADRSLGTFAILSQLELARRTGRSWLYLGYLVEACRKMNYKRQYLPHELLVQGEWKKIDAKPE, from the coding sequence ATGACCGAAGAAGTCATCCTCAAAGTGGGATTGACCCCCAGGCACCCGTGCAGCTACCTCGGCCACGAGCAGGAGCAGCTGCTGGTGCTGATGGATCACGACCTGCTCAATGCCAACGGTTACGAGCGACTGCTGACGGCGGGATTCCGACGCAGCGGCAACGACATCTATCGTCCCCACTGCCCGGCCTGCAGCGCCTGCCAATCCCTTCGCATTCACAGCGAACTCTTTGTGCCGAGCCGGGGCCAGAAGCGCGTGCGTCAGCAGAACCGGGATATCGAACTGGTGCTGAGTTACGACGACAAGCCCGAGTACTATCAGCTCTACGAGCGTTACATCCGCGAGCGCCACCGTGACGGCAGCATGTATCCACCGAGCCGAACCCAATACAAGGGCTTCCTGCACTGTGACTGGATGCCCCCGCTCTATCTGGAGATGCGCAAGGAGGGGCGCCTCATCGGGGTCGCCACCACGGATCTGCTGCCCCACTCCCTGAGCGCCATGTATACCTTCTTCGATCCGGACTACGCCGATCGCTCACTGGGCACCTTCGCCATTCTGAGTCAGTTGGAACTGGCCCGACGAACCGGCCGCAGTTGGCTGTATCTGGGTTATCTGGTGGAGGCGTGCCGCAAGATGAATTACAAACGCCAGTACCTGCCTCATGAACTGCTGGTACAGGGAGAATGGAAAAAGATCGACGCCAAGCCCGAGTAA